In Athalia rosae chromosome 6, iyAthRosa1.1, whole genome shotgun sequence, one DNA window encodes the following:
- the LOC125501322 gene encoding uncharacterized protein LOC125501322, giving the protein MQEIAGTRQNIVRYIHEGYDYHIDTTSPYIYRCATRKTTGCRGTARVDAAGVVTVYRPHEGHQPNRNILEEARMRQEMLDLAPPKEIFDDVCRRNPAVAINFSFAVIESAIQRVRTKLRPATRATLRDLGAVLIDYAPTEQSYRGVIEATDGSVAVMFASEKMLRRLGNSPEIYVDGTFKVVPNSPPIAQLYTIHMRVMDTGLAAVFILCSAKTRALCTAVFRKILELAPEIEQSLRFAMGDYERAAMSALREVFPAVSLHGCWFYLEKSGLTSEKIYKRN; this is encoded by the exons ATGCAGGAAATAGCTGGAACTCGCCAAAACATCGTCAGGTACATACATGAGGGGTACGATTATCACATTGATACCACGTCCCCTTACATATATCGATGTGCCACTCGTAAAACTACGGGTTGTCGGGGTACCGCGCGAGTAGATGCTGCGGGGGTGGTAACGGTCTACCGGCCGCACGAGGGGCACCAGCCCAATCGCAATATTTTGGAAGAAGCCCGCATGCGCCAGGAGATGTTAGACTTGGCTCCTCCGAAGGAGATTTTTGACGACGTGTGTCGAAG AAATCCTGCAgtggcgataaatttttcgtttgcgGTAATAGAAAGTGCAATACAACGCGTTCGCACAAAATTGAGGCCGGCTACACGTGCGACCTTACGAGACCTTGGCGCGGTATTGATCGATTACGCGCCAACTGAACAATCGTATCGAGGAGTCATCGAAGCAACCGATGGATCCGTGGCGGTGATGTTCGCGAGCGAGAAGATGCTGCGACGATTGGGGAATTCACCGGAAATTTATGTGGACGGAACGTTCAAG GTTGTCCCCAATAGCCCGCCAATCGCCCAACTGTACACGATCCATATGCGCGTGATGGATACT GGACTAGCGGCTGTATTCATATTGTGTAGTGCGAAGACAAGGGCACTATGTACAgctgtttttcgaaaaatattggaaCTTGCACCCGAAATCGAACAAAGTCTACGTTTCGCCATGGGCGATTATGAACGCGCGGCTATGAGCGCTCTGCGCGAAGTGTTTCCCGCGGTCAGCCTACATGGGTGCTGGttttatttggaaaaatcagGTTTaacttctgaaaaaatttacaaaagaaATTGA